In Marinilactibacillus sp. Marseille-P9653, the sequence CAATTTCGGCTAGCACTCTCTGAAACAGTCTACAAAGACTTACATCAACTGGGAAAAGTCGATGCAAATTTCCCTTTTGACTCAACGGATACAACAAGTCAAATTTCTCAGAAAATGGCGGACCTTTCGATAGAAGCCATTCGAAGAGCTTCTGAGCAACTAACGCCCAGCAAATTGGATACTGCTGCAGAAATACTGATGAAAGCCGATCGGATTTTTCTGTTTGCACAAGGCGATTCTCAAATCAGAGCCCGTAGCTTTCAAAATAAAATGGTCAAGCTCAACCGTTTTTTAGTGATTGCAGAAGACTATGCCGATCAGGCTTGGAATGCCGCAAATCTTTCCAAGAATGATTGTGCTGTTTTTATTACCTATAGTGCAAAAATTCCTCAGTACGATCAATATATTAAGTACTTTGCAAAAGAAGGTGTTCCAACCATTCTTTTGACAGGCAATCCAACTTCTTCTTTACATAAAATAGTTGATTTATCGATTGTTGCTACTCAAGATGAATATGATTTTCTGAAAGTTGGTACCTTTTCTTCTCAAGTCGCTTTTGAATACATTTTAGATACTGTGTTTTCCGTTCTTTATGCTAAAGACTATCAGAAGAATCTTATGAACTTAAAACAAAAGCAGCGTATTATTGAAAAAGGCGAACTAGCTGATCTTCTGCATCCAGATGTTGAATGATGAAAAGCAAAAAAATAGACTTCGCCAGTTCATCATTAAGGCGAAGTCTATTTTTATTGTTCTACAGTAACACTATTTGTTTCATCTTCTAATACGTCTTGATGGGCTTCTTCATAGGCATCCAGTAGTGCACGTACTTGATCAGTCGTTGTCGTTTCCATCAACTGAACTCTCAAGTCACTGGCACCTTTCATTCCACGAACATAAATCTTAAAGAAACGACGAAGCGGTTTGAATGATCGACCGTCTCCAACTGAATATTGATCGAACAGATCCAAGTGCATTCTTAAAAGTCCCAGTAGTTCAGCACCGCTATGCTCTCTTGGTTCTTTTTCAAAAGCATAAGGATTTGTGAATACACCACGCCCAATCATAACACCGTCGACCCCGTATTTTTCTACAAGCTCTAAGCCAGTTTTACGGTCAGGAATATCTCCATTGATCGTCAGCAATGTATTGGGTGCGATCTCATCACGCAATTCCTTGATTCCCGCAATCATATCCCAGTGTGCATCGTATTTACTCATTTCATTTCTAGTACGTAAGTGAATAGACAAATTAGCGATATCCTGCTTCAATAAATGTGTTAGCCAGTCGCGCCATTCATCCAGTTTTGCGTAACCTAGTCTTGTCTTCACGCTGACCGGTAGCCCACCGGCTTTAGCTGCTTCAATCAATTCAGCCGCAACTTCTGGGCGAAGGATCAACCCGCTTCCTTTCCCTTTTTTAGCTACATTGGGTACAGGGCAACCCATATTGATATCAATGCCTTTGAAACCTTCTTTAGCCATATCAATACTCATCTCGCGGAAATGTTCAGGTTGATCTCCCCAAATATGTGCCACGATCGGCTGCTCATCTTCAGTGAAGGTCAAACGTCCGCGTACGCTATTACGTCCTTCTGGGTGACAATAACTAACTGTATTCGTAAACTCTGTGAAGAAAACATCGGGTCTACCTGCTTCGCTGATAACGTGTCTGAATACAACGTCTGTTACATCTTCCATAGGTGCCAAAACAAAAAATGGTTTCGGCAATTCATTCCAAAAGTTATTTTCCATATTGAATCTTTAATTCCTTCCTTGATCAGGTCCTCGATCCAGTTCCTATGCATCAAATGAGTTATTGGAAACTCATTTAAACTAACTTTATCTATTTTATCTTTTACAGAGATTTTGTCAAATACTCTTTATGTATTTCTTGAAAATAAACATCATAAATTGCTTACTCGATGCTCTCTTTAGAACAAGTGGCCTTGATGGAATCAATTTGTTTTACAAATAAATAGAGCCAAAGACGTTTCCAGTAAATCCTCCGGCTACTTCCGTTGCCAGCAGAGCAGTCACACTCTCCTCTACTTAACTCTGTCACTTATTAAGGAAATGGAGTTCCTTAAAGTGGCAAAAGGGAGTATGATTAAGGTAGAATAACTACTTACACTTTTTGAATAGAAGAAATGAGGCTATAAAATGATTGCAAAAACAGAAGAAGATTATAATGGATTAAAAGAGATTGGAAAAATTTGCGGAGCGATTCGAGATGAACTGATCGAACAAACAAAAGCAGGCATCACAACAAAAGAACTGGACGAAATAGCAGGTAAGCGATTTGAAGAAGCGGGCGCTGTGTCTGCACCAAAAGGCGTCTATGATTTTCCAGGCTTTTCTTGTATCAGTGTTAATGAAGAAGTGGCTCACGGCATTCCTGGAGACCGCGTGATACAAGAAGGCGATTTAGTAAATATTGATGTTTCCGGATCGAAAAACGGCTATTTTGCGGATACTGGTTTATCTTTCGTAGTCGGAAAGGGCTCTGAATTATCCACTAAAGTCTGTGAAGTGGCAAAAGCTGCTTTTGAAGCTGGTCTTAAAAAAGCGATGCCTGGATCTACGACAAGTGATCTTGGAGAAGCCGTATATAAAACCGCTAAGCAAAACGATTTGACGGTTATTATGAATCTAACTGGTCATGGAGTGGGACGTTCCATCCATGAATCACCAAAACATATCTTCAACTATAAAAACAAATGGGATAATGTAAAGTTAAAAGAAGGCATGGTTATTGCTTTTGAACCCTTTATCTCCTCTTTTGAAGAAGAAATTTATCAAAAAGATGATGACTGGACTTTGGCCGTTGAACAAAGTAAAGTTGCTCAAATTGAGCATACCATCATCGTGTCTAAAGACGGTCCTGTCATTGTAACCTTGTAATAAAAAGTGGTCAAAAAGCATCCGATTCTAGAATCGGATGCTTTTTTAATTGTATTGACTTTCTACCTGCTCGATTAATTTTTTCTTCAAATCAAGACTCGCGAATGAATGCTCAACACTGTTTAAGGTAATTTTTTTCATTTCCTGATGGGTCAGTTGACAATGTTTTACACATAGCATAAATTCGTCCGTCAAGGTTGTATTAGATACGGTTCGGTTATCCGTATTGATACTAACGGGGATACCTTGGTCAAGAAAGAACCTGAGCGGATAGTCAGCCCAGCTTTTTACGGCTCGTGTTTGAACATTACTCGTAGGACACATTTCGAGTAAGACATTTCTGTCTCTAACTTCTTTTAACACTTCGAGATCGTTTTGGATAGCTACACCATGGCCGATTCTGGTCGCTCCTAAGTGCATGGCTGTTAATACATTTCGGGCACATCCACATTCTCCAGAATGCATGGTGATCTGAAAGTGGTTTTCGCCTGCATATCCGATT encodes:
- a CDS encoding MurR/RpiR family transcriptional regulator, with the protein product MLLIDKLKRQEGLTPTDKQIANYILEHITSIPSTGIEVLAKQTYSSHSAIVRLSKKLGFDGYKQFRLALSETVYKDLHQLGKVDANFPFDSTDTTSQISQKMADLSIEAIRRASEQLTPSKLDTAAEILMKADRIFLFAQGDSQIRARSFQNKMVKLNRFLVIAEDYADQAWNAANLSKNDCAVFITYSAKIPQYDQYIKYFAKEGVPTILLTGNPTSSLHKIVDLSIVATQDEYDFLKVGTFSSQVAFEYILDTVFSVLYAKDYQKNLMNLKQKQRIIEKGELADLLHPDVE
- a CDS encoding tRNA-dihydrouridine synthase is translated as MENNFWNELPKPFFVLAPMEDVTDVVFRHVISEAGRPDVFFTEFTNTVSYCHPEGRNSVRGRLTFTEDEQPIVAHIWGDQPEHFREMSIDMAKEGFKGIDINMGCPVPNVAKKGKGSGLILRPEVAAELIEAAKAGGLPVSVKTRLGYAKLDEWRDWLTHLLKQDIANLSIHLRTRNEMSKYDAHWDMIAGIKELRDEIAPNTLLTINGDIPDRKTGLELVEKYGVDGVMIGRGVFTNPYAFEKEPREHSGAELLGLLRMHLDLFDQYSVGDGRSFKPLRRFFKIYVRGMKGASDLRVQLMETTTTDQVRALLDAYEEAHQDVLEDETNSVTVEQ
- the map gene encoding type I methionyl aminopeptidase, with the protein product MIAKTEEDYNGLKEIGKICGAIRDELIEQTKAGITTKELDEIAGKRFEEAGAVSAPKGVYDFPGFSCISVNEEVAHGIPGDRVIQEGDLVNIDVSGSKNGYFADTGLSFVVGKGSELSTKVCEVAKAAFEAGLKKAMPGSTTSDLGEAVYKTAKQNDLTVIMNLTGHGVGRSIHESPKHIFNYKNKWDNVKLKEGMVIAFEPFISSFEEEIYQKDDDWTLAVEQSKVAQIEHTIIVSKDGPVIVTL